A segment of the Hyperolius riggenbachi isolate aHypRig1 chromosome 8, aHypRig1.pri, whole genome shotgun sequence genome:
TCTATATGAGATTTAATTTTATTGTCCTGATCATTAAAGCCTTTTTCAGTGCCTGCTTGACCTCTCTGTTCCTCAAGCTGTAGATGATAGGGTTTAACATGGGGGTCATAATGGTGTAGAGCACGGCCACCACCTTGACGTCCTTGTTCATGGCATAAGTAAATGATGGCCAAATGTAGCTGAAGATGCCACTACCATAGTATAGTGCCACCACCGTGAAGTGTGAAGCGCAAGTAGAAAATGTTTTGAAGCGTCCTTTTCTGGTGCTAATCTTTGAAACTGCACCAATGATCCGACCGTAGGTCACCAGAATAAAAGTCAGAGGTCCCATCCCTGCTAAGACCACCACTGTTAAAAATAGGGCCTCCCCAAGCCTGGTGTCTGAACAAGACAATTTGAaaagaggagtgacatcacagaAGAAGTGGTCCACTATATTAGGACCACAAAAGTTAAGGCGAGAGATTGAGATGCCTTGCACCACTGAGTTGACCAGACCACAAGCCCAGCAAGCGATGACCATCCGAAACCGGACTTCCCTACTTATAATAAGAGTATAGTTTAGTGGGAAGCAGATAGCCACATATCGGTCGTATGCCATGACTGCTAGAAGGTAGCATTCAGCCACCACAAAGAACTGGAAGAACGAGAGTTGGGTGATGCAGTCCAAGAATGAAATGGACTTACGGGCAGTGACTAAGATGAAGAGAAGTTTGGGTACAGTGACAGAAGAAAATATGATGTCAATGATG
Coding sequences within it:
- the LOC137527479 gene encoding olfactory receptor 5A2-like, whose protein sequence is MAKAAEINHTSVSIFVVVGLSEDSEPQPHLFLVFLCIYLITVVGNIVILSVISSNNRLHTPMYFFLANLSIIDIIFSSVTVPKLLFILVTARKSISFLDCITQLSFFQFFVVAECYLLAVMAYDRYVAICFPLNYTLIISREVRFRMVIACWACGLVNSVVQGISISRLNFCGPNIVDHFFCDVTPLFKLSCSDTRLGEALFLTVVVLAGMGPLTFILVTYGRIIGAVSKISTRKGRFKTFSTCASHFTVVALYYGSGIFSYIWPSFTYAMNKDVKVVAVLYTIMTPMLNPIIYSLRNREVKQALKKALMIRTIKLNLI